The region CCTGGATTTTGCCCAACGACCAGCACCAATTCTGCTTGTTCGAAGTCATCAAGTTTGACGGTGCCTTTGCCGCTTCCAATCATCTTTGTTAACGCTCGGCCGCTTGATTCGTGGCACATGTTCGAGCAATCGGGAAGATTGTTGGTGCCGAATTGCCGAGCCAACAATTGGTAGGAAAACGCCGCTTCGTTGGTCGCTTTTCCCGAGGTATAGAAGGCGGCTCGATCCGGCGAGGAGAGCGAATTTAATTCGTCGGCGATCATCGCGTAAGCATCCGCCCACGCGATCGGTTCGTAATGCGTTGCGTTCTCGCGCAGCACCATCGGTTCGGTTAGCCGGCCTTGTTGTTCGAGCCAATAATCGGTGTGCGTCGAGAGTTCGCTGACGCTGTGCGAGCGAAAGAAATCGGCGGTCAATTTCCGCGTATCGGCTTCGTGCGCCACCGCCTTGGCGCCGTTTTCACAATAATCAAATGTGGCGCGTTTGCCGTCGTGATCCGGCCAAGCACAACCGGGGCAATCGATCCCCTGTTTTTGGTTCAATTGCAACAGCGGCAGTGTTCCTCGCACCATTCCCGCCTCGCCCCAAGCGTATCGAAAACTATTCAACACCGCCGATACGCCGGTCGATTTTCGTTTGACCGGTTTTAGCTTCAGTTGGTCGTCCGATTTGGCTGGCAACAGCCACACGTCGCCATGGTTGGTCGGAATCGCCGTAGCAACCACGTGGTCGGTTTTCTCTGCGAGTGACATGTCGAAATCTCGGTCAAGCGTTGATGAAAGGGGCGAGGGAAGCAGGCCGGATCGGCACTGCGGCAGGAATCAACCGTTCTCGATTCGCCCGTCGTCATGATAAACATTGTACCGATCATGCTTAGTAAATCCGACCAACGTCATTCCGTGCCGCTGCGCCAATTCGATTGCCAAACTCGATGGCGCTCCCACGGCGACCATGATCGGAATCCCGACGACCAAGGCTTTTTGCACCAATTCAAAACTGATCCGTCCGCTGACGACGAGAATCGAGCGAGTAAAGACGCTGGTGTCCTCCATCCATTGGCCGCCGATCAACTTGTCCAACGCATTGTGGCGTCCGACATCCTCTTCGACTGCTAGCAATTTGGCTTCACCGTCAAACAATCCGCTGGCGTGCAGGCCTCCGGTTTGATCAAACAGTCGCTGGGCATGACGCAGCCGATCGGGAAGTTTACCGATGGCGTCGGCGGCAACCGTGGGGGTGCACGGTTGGAGCGGTGATTGGATCTGCACCGCCACGGATTCAATGGACGCTTTGCCGCAAACCCCGCAGCTGCTGGAGGTAAAAAAGTGACGCTGCAGCCGTTGTAGATCGACCGGCAGCGTGTCTCGCAGTCGCACGCGGACGACCGAACCGCTGCGACACGGGCGAACCGCGAGCACATCGTCGCGCTCGGTCGCGATGCCCTCGGTAACCAAGAATCCGACGGCAAGTTTTTCGTCGGCACCGGGAGTTCGCATGGTGATCGAGATCGAACGGTCTTTCTTTTTACCGTCCTCATCGATCACCACCCGGATCTCGAGCGGCTCTTCGATCGCCACGAGATCCGAAACCACTGCGGCTGATTTAGCGCGTACTTGCCGGACCTCAAACTGACGTGCCCCGTTTTCACCGTCCCCTTTTTCGGCCCGCTCGTCAGTCGCTTGCGAGCGGTTCGGTGGGGGCGGGGCAGTCATGAAATGTCTCGTCGATCCAACAGTGGCGTTTCCAGTTCGCGGCCGTGTCCACTTTCATTCTACGGTGCCGCGATCCTCGTCGCCGCATTCCCTGTAGCGGAAGTCGTCAAGACTTTCGTCCGGTTCACCTGCTCGGCCCGAAAGTCTTGGCGAATTTCGGACGTCGAGCTCAGGCAGTGGAACAGCAGTGCCGAACCTAGATACCCATTTGCTGCAGCATGTCGGCGATGCGGCCGAGCGTGTTGGTCAGCAGCGGGTGCGACTTTTCAAAACGACGCGCCGATTCGCTGATCTGGTCACTCAGCGAACTTTCTTCGTCATCGCTTCGCCCTAGCACCGCTTCGATTTCGGCCATGGTTTGCCGCAAGCGGGCGACATCCTCGTCGGCGAGGTCGTCCGCATTTTCCAGTTCTTGATGAACGGTTTGCAGTGCCAAGAGCAAATCTTCGCGTGTCATTAGACGTCCTTCCAGGCGCGTTGGGCTGCACTATCCAAGACCGCGTCGCAAACCTTTTGCGTTTCGAGTGCATCGCGGAAACTGGGGTGCATTTGTTCGCCGGTTTCCAGTGATTTCAGGAAGTCGGCGACTTGGTGAATGAACGTGTGTTCGTAACCAATGTTCAGTCCAGGAACCCACCAATTTTTCATGTACGGTTGTTCGCCGTCACTGATGTGCACACTTCGCCAACCGCGAACGATCGAATCGTCCGAGTGGTCAAAGTATTCGAGACGATGCAGATCGTGCAGGTCCCAGCGAATCGAGGCGTTTTCGCCATTGATTTCAAACGTGTAAAGCGCCTTGTGTCCACGAGCGTAACGAGTCGATTCGAACAAGCCGAGCGAACCGTTGTCGAAGTGACAGAAGAAGCTGCAAGCATCGTCGATCTTGACCGGCTCTTTCTTGCCCGTTTCGCTGTGCATCCGCTCTTTGACAAACGTTTCGGTCACAGCCGACACATCCTTGATGCTGCCGTTCAGCCAAAGTGCTGTATCGATACAGTGGGCCAACAAGTCACCAGTCACGCCGCTGCCCGCCGCTTCGGCATCCAAACGCCATGTCGCCGCACCACCCTGAGGCACGTCGGCGTTGATCGTCCAGTCTTGCAGGAAGTTAGCTCGGTAATGAAAGATCCGGCCCAAGCGACCTTCGTCGATCAATTGTTTGGCCAGCGTGACGGCGGGGACACGGCGATAGTTGTACCAGACCATGTTTTTCACGCCGGCCTTTTCGACCGCTTGGCACATCTCTTCGCCATCGGCTTGATTCAGTGCCAGCGGTTTTTCGCACAGCACCATCTTGCCCGCTTCGGCGGCAGCAATCGAAATCTCTTTGTGCAAATTGTTAGGCGTACAGACATCGATGGCGTCGATGTCGTCACGCTTGAGCATTTCGCGCCAATCGGTTTCGACCGACTCGTAACCCCAGTTGTCCGCGAACGCTTGTGCCTTTTCCTTGTTGCGAGCACACACCGCCTTCAAGACCGGTTTGTATTCGCATGGGAAAAAGTGGTTCGCTTGGGCATAACCGTTCGAGTGAGTTCGTCCCATGAACCCATATCCAACCATCCCAATATTCAGCGGCTTCATCGTGTGTGTTTCCTTGTTGCGTTTGTTAGCGAGTTCGGTGCGTTCGCGGAAGAACGAAAGGGGGTTATGCTGTTTGTGAAGTGCAATGCGTGTCGCGGACCTTGATCATCGTGTCGAGGATCGTGTTCCATGTATGAGGGTCTTCGAGCGTCGCATTGGGGAACATGCATCCGTCCCAACAAATGTGCTTGATGCCACGCTTCTCGGCGTCCTTGAGCCAATAGCCCGAGCACTTGACGATATCCAATTTGCCATTGGGATCATCCGCCGGGCAGTGTTTCCCGGTCTTGTCGTGCGAGCCGGCACCGTGAACCTCGCCATCATTCTGTGCGACGTGAAAGTCGATCGTCCAGGGGCGAAGTTTGTCGGTCATCTTTTCATAGGCTGCATAGAACTCTTCGTCACTGTAGCCTTCATGCAGCAGTGCATGTTCGGGCGCGTTGTAGCCCATCAAGTACAGATAGGTGTGCGCCAAGTCGGCTTGGAATCCAAGCGATTCGGGCATTCCGACGGCTTCGAGCAGATCGAGGATGTCTTTCCAGCTGTGCATGCCGGCCCAGCAGATTTCGCCTTCGGCCGCCAAACGCTCGCCATGGTCGGCCGCGATCTTGGCCGCTTCTTTGAACGTGTTGGCAATCTTTTGCGTGTTCGCCTTGGGGTCTTCACGCCACTTTTCGACACCAAACTCGGCGCTGTCGATGCGGATCGCTCCGTATTGACGCACGCCGTGGTCGTTAAAGATCCCCGCGATGCGGCAAGCCATCTTCACAGCCGACAGGAACTTGGCTTGTTGCTCGGCATCCCCCATCGCCGAATCACCAACGGTGCCCGGCCAAATCGGCGCGACCAACGAACCGACCGCCAAGCCCTTGCTGGCGATCAAATCCGCAATCTTGCGAATCTCGTCGTCGCTGGCTTCGGGATTGGTGTGCGGCAGGAACAAAAAGTAATCGATGCCATCAAACTTTTGGCCGTCGACTTCAGCTGCCGCGGTCAGGTCGAGCATCCGCTCGAGGCTGATCGGTGGCTCTTGGCCTTCGTCGGTTCCCTTGCCCACCAATCCGGGCCACATTGCATTGTGAAGTTTCATCGCTTTCATTTCCTAAAGGTGTTCGTGTGAGTCGCTGGCGGTTCGTTTAGCCGTGTTAGCTGCCGGCCTTGGGCAGATTCTTGTGCGTGTTTGGCCCAAAGTACCGTAGTCCAACCAACGGTTCGGTGCCAAGGTTTTCAATCTCGACGCCATTCGTCGCTGCGACGTGCGAGATGAAGACTTCGTCTGAAGTGTTTTCACCAAAGCGGATCATGGCGGGCGTCTGCAGATCGAGCGATCCCATCCGGCCGCGGCCTTGAACGGTGATCCAGCTGCTCGCACCTGGATCCTGCAGCGTGCATTTTGCACCGGGCTGGATCGTCAACTCTTTGGCGCTAAACAACTGCTCGCCATCGACGGTACCGTAGACGATCCACAGGTCCTCGTAACCATCGCCGCTGCGTTCTTCGTCGCGAACCGGTTCGAGGTAGTTGCTGTTTTTGAAGTGGGTGTCGACGTTCTTTTCCCAATCCAATTGCCCAACAATGAAGTCGAGGTCTTGGTGTTTCTCTTCGGGCATGTCTTTGACCAACAGCGACCAAGGCACGTAGCGGCCTTCGACGATCGATTGGTACATCCCGAATACGTCGCTGCCCCACTGCGGTTCGTACGTGCAAAGTGATCCCGGAGCGTGCAAGACGCCTGGCGGAATCAACCATCCGGTA is a window of Novipirellula caenicola DNA encoding:
- a CDS encoding DUF4404 family protein, encoding MTREDLLLALQTVHQELENADDLADEDVARLRQTMAEIEAVLGRSDDEESSLSDQISESARRFEKSHPLLTNTLGRIADMLQQMGI
- a CDS encoding Gfo/Idh/MocA family oxidoreductase, coding for MKPLNIGMVGYGFMGRTHSNGYAQANHFFPCEYKPVLKAVCARNKEKAQAFADNWGYESVETDWREMLKRDDIDAIDVCTPNNLHKEISIAAAEAGKMVLCEKPLALNQADGEEMCQAVEKAGVKNMVWYNYRRVPAVTLAKQLIDEGRLGRIFHYRANFLQDWTINADVPQGGAATWRLDAEAAGSGVTGDLLAHCIDTALWLNGSIKDVSAVTETFVKERMHSETGKKEPVKIDDACSFFCHFDNGSLGLFESTRYARGHKALYTFEINGENASIRWDLHDLHRLEYFDHSDDSIVRGWRSVHISDGEQPYMKNWWVPGLNIGYEHTFIHQVADFLKSLETGEQMHPSFRDALETQKVCDAVLDSAAQRAWKDV
- the fdhD gene encoding formate dehydrogenase accessory sulfurtransferase FdhD, producing the protein MTAPPPPNRSQATDERAEKGDGENGARQFEVRQVRAKSAAVVSDLVAIEEPLEIRVVIDEDGKKKDRSISITMRTPGADEKLAVGFLVTEGIATERDDVLAVRPCRSGSVVRVRLRDTLPVDLQRLQRHFFTSSSCGVCGKASIESVAVQIQSPLQPCTPTVAADAIGKLPDRLRHAQRLFDQTGGLHASGLFDGEAKLLAVEEDVGRHNALDKLIGGQWMEDTSVFTRSILVVSGRISFELVQKALVVGIPIMVAVGAPSSLAIELAQRHGMTLVGFTKHDRYNVYHDDGRIENG
- a CDS encoding sugar phosphate isomerase/epimerase family protein, whose translation is MKLHNAMWPGLVGKGTDEGQEPPISLERMLDLTAAAEVDGQKFDGIDYFLFLPHTNPEASDDEIRKIADLIASKGLAVGSLVAPIWPGTVGDSAMGDAEQQAKFLSAVKMACRIAGIFNDHGVRQYGAIRIDSAEFGVEKWREDPKANTQKIANTFKEAAKIAADHGERLAAEGEICWAGMHSWKDILDLLEAVGMPESLGFQADLAHTYLYLMGYNAPEHALLHEGYSDEEFYAAYEKMTDKLRPWTIDFHVAQNDGEVHGAGSHDKTGKHCPADDPNGKLDIVKCSGYWLKDAEKRGIKHICWDGCMFPNATLEDPHTWNTILDTMIKVRDTHCTSQTA